The genomic segment CATAGGTCTCTTCTTTATGCTGTCACAGGTGCCGCCTCGGTTTGTGCTGCGAGGGTTGCGGCCCTTGGTGATTATTATCCTCTTTACCCTGGCCCTAAATGTGTTTTTGACTCCTGGAGAGGTCCTCTGGAAATGGGCCTTTCTCACGGTTACTAAGGAAGGCTTGATCAAAGGCGCGATGATGGGAGCCCGCTTGATTCTTTTGATCATCGGTACCTCGTTGTTGACTTTGACCACCTCGCCCATTTCCTTGACCGATGGGATTGAGAGTCTCTTGGGGCCCGGGCGCAGGATTGGAATTCCCGCCCATGAGTTGGCGATGATGATGACCATCGCCTTGCGGTTTATTCCAACACTCTTGGAGGAAACAGAAAAGATCATGAAGGCCCAGATGGCCAGGGGAGCAGATTTTGAGTCCGGTAACTTGCTGCGCCGGGCTAGAAGCCTGATTCCCTTACTGGTGCCCTTGTTTGTCAGTGCCTTTCGTCGGGCCGATGAACTGGCAACGGCGATGGAAGCTCGTTGCTATCGGGGTGGGGAAGGTCGTACCAAGCTGCGGCAGTTGCGGTATCGCAGCAACGACTATCTTGCCCTGGGCGTGTCTTCGGTGTTTATGGTCTTAGTGGCCTGGTTCTTCTAACCTGGTGCTGGGTTAAGGGGTTATCTAAGTATGGAGCGAAACATCAAGCTGACCGTGGCCTATGATGGAACGGATTACCATGGGTGGCAGGATCAAGCCCGGCTCGATCGGCCCACGATTCAAAGCCAGCTGGAGGCTGCCATCGCGGTGATTACCAAGTCGCCCCATCGGATCCATGGTTCCGGGAGAACCGATGCCGGTGTTCACGCCTTGGGTCAAGTGGC from the Bacillota bacterium genome contains:
- a CDS encoding energy-coupling factor transporter transmembrane protein EcfT; its protein translation is MASFTKITIGQYLPGESFVHRLDPRTKLLITLFIIVILFLVDTFIGYGLVALYIGLFFMLSQVPPRFVLRGLRPLVIIILFTLALNVFLTPGEVLWKWAFLTVTKEGLIKGAMMGARLILLIIGTSLLTLTTSPISLTDGIESLLGPGRRIGIPAHELAMMMTIALRFIPTLLEETEKIMKAQMARGADFESGNLLRRARSLIPLLVPLFVSAFRRADELATAMEARCYRGGEGRTKLRQLRYRSNDYLALGVSSVFMVLVAWFF